TACAGTACTCTCTTTTAAACATTCCTTAATATTGGAGACATTAGGTCTTAAAAGATACTTATTGTAATGGCCTTCGTACAAACCCTTAAATATCAGATTGCCTTCAAAACGTTTGTTTAATTGCTCAATCCTATCGTTTAGAAATGTAGAGTGTGTATCATAACTATCTCTGTTTAGTTCTGAAATTTTACATCCTATATGGTTTACTGTATCCGCAACGCATTCATTGTACTCATAATAAAAAGACTCTAATGAATTCAAAGAAAGGTCTGTACTAGTCCAAAGTTTTAAAAATTTGTGCATATGGACTACAGGATTCTTAAAAGAATCTTCAGCTATAAAAAATACAGAATTATGGCTTTCTCCTTTTACACCATGTTGTGTAGATACTTTTGGATTGTTTAAATAATTCGAGAGTGCCTTAAATTCATTTAATCCAACCTCCAGGACTTCAGAATATTCATCACCTATCTCGTCAATATAGTTAGTTTTAAAAATGTTAGTTTTTCTAAGGGATATTAAAAAATCGTGTATTGAGTGTTCTTTATGGAAGGAATCATATATTTGACTTAACAGTATGTTAAAGTCAACTTTATGCTGATGACTAGTTATTTTACACATGTTTAAATCAAATATTTTGGAATTAATTTTTATATTGTGAATAATACTTCCAAGATTTGAATTCTTATAATGCTCCAAGACTTTTTCTACAAGAAAAAGTAATTTAAAAAGAGAATCTGAATTTTCATTTGTATTATCTGATAGGATATTAACTGCATTTAGTTGTTTTCCGTAGGAATATTTCTCCAGCCTGTTAAGTCGACTGTACAATTCACCTGCTCCTATAGAATTAAATCTTTGCTGATTTAATAAAAATAATAACAAAGCATCGGGATAAGAAGATTTTTCTATCTCTAGTCTATCATGAATATTGTCACACAATATCACTCTCGGTGGATGTGCAGGTATTATAGCCGAATTTTTAGAAGATGGACTTTGATAAAATTCTTCATCGTTATAAATATTATTTAGAACAGAAACAATATCTGGTATCGATCG
The nucleotide sequence above comes from Psychrobacillus glaciei. Encoded proteins:
- a CDS encoding UvrD-helicase domain-containing protein, with amino-acid sequence MVAELINNIFLVNAPAGSGKTTKIKSMIISHKVEFPENNILCITYTKRAAEELKKDINSKGIYISTIHSFLHSFVNIYFSKSEIVDLYFEVFGDLIRNDIVNEKQKENITARNQRYIDKHGTLSFEVIKNNIKSIYYNESANDHLYKGGLSHDSLILFSEKIFDKFPKIKKRITQKYQRIFIDEYQDSASSVLRMFYKAVIDTTSNLYFLGDKMQQIYKNYDGFFEDELKTLNTEIKLDINHRSIPDIVSVLNNIYNDEEFYQSPSSKNSAIIPAHPPRVILCDNIHDRLEIEKSSYPDALLLFLLNQQRFNSIGAGELYSRLNRLEKYSYGKQLNAVNILSDNTNENSDSLFKLLFLVEKVLEHYKNSNLGSIIHNIKINSKIFDLNMCKITSHQHKVDFNILLSQIYDSFHKEHSIHDFLISLRKTNIFKTNYIDEIGDEYSEVLEVGLNEFKALSNYLNNPKVSTQHGVKGESHNSVFFIAEDSFKNPVVHMHKFLKLWTSTDLSLNSLESFYYEYNECVADTVNHIGCKISELNRDSYDTHSTFLNDRIEQLNKRFEGNLIFKGLYEGHYNKYLLRPNVSNIKECLKESTVYGVLSAYRLFYVGCSRAKKNLTIFIKKANVEEYSQNFIGKLERIGFSVED